A window of the Vigna angularis cultivar LongXiaoDou No.4 chromosome 3, ASM1680809v1, whole genome shotgun sequence genome harbors these coding sequences:
- the LOC108326199 gene encoding DEAD-box ATP-dependent RNA helicase 42 isoform X4, translating to MAILMQKTHFASLLVMQLVGIIGVGHLLMDHPHLMVGIFYALGLISFRSFNANPRQGQSSSPNPVRENSSRVSHHHSRKYDDWEQDQQYGRNHYGRSSDSLRNPDRQSSKSSHGHSRHDKYANEDRYRERPISRSGHESRDDRMREESDIRSKNYHRSVDKYSHDKYDRPDHRSKEKQRETYLDNKKYKEIDSYEKHASTKKHALHDEVEREGLSLDWDGRNERRESRRSSRDYNRSDHLEARNQREDSSPHRDNGKFSLKDAYKSEQKESNDQNGPWKDKRKHDTEFGKGKDWKTRKEGEQCAIEDKETSGKKVKLFDTDRDDNNRKDGTEVDESKTSSSKLSHESKADSLAAKSSGFDGDNDLDAAKVAAMRAAELVNRNLVGAGCLTTDQKKKLLWGSKKSTPTEESGHRWDTAMFSDRERQEKFNKLMVMLVPMANCRV from the exons ATGGCAATTCTGATGCAAAAAACGCATTTCGCAAGCCTTCTGGTGATGCAGCTAGTAGGAATTATCGGCGTCGGTCACCTGTTGATGGATCACCCTCACCTGATGGTTGGGATCTTTTACGCTCTTGGTCTTATTTCTTTTAGAAGTTTCAATG CTAATCCTAGGCAAGGACAAAGCTCAAGTCCAAATCCAGTGAGAGAAAATTCCTCAAGAGTCTCTCACCATCATTCAAGGAAGTATGATGACTGGGAACAGGACCAACAATATGGAAGGAATCACTACGGCAGAAGCAGTGACTCTCTTAGAAATCCTGATAGACAGTCATCCAAGAGTTCCCATGGTCACTCTCGGCATGACAAATATGCAAATGAAGATAGATATCGTGAGAGGCCAATCTCTCGTTCTGGACATGAGTCAAGGGATGATCGTATGAGAGAAGAGAGTGATATCAGGTCAAAAAACTACCATCGCAGTGTGGACAAGTATTCACATGACAAATATGATAGGCCTGATCATAGaagcaaagaaaaacaaagagaaacatacttggataataaaaaatataaagagattGATTCTTATGAAAAACATGCATCTACAAAGAAGCATGCACTGCATGATGAGGTGGAGAGGGAGGGACTTTCATTGGACTGGGATGGACGAAATGAAAGAAGAGAATCGCGCAGAAGCTCACGGGACTACAACAGAAGTGACCATTTAGAGGCTAGGAACCAAAGAGAGGACTCAAGCCCACACAGAGACAATGGTAAATTTAGTCTAAAAGATGCTTATAAGAGTGAACAGAAggagtcaaatgatcaaaaCGGTCCATGGAAAGATAAACGAAAACATGACACTGAGTTTGGGAAGGGAAAAGACTGGAAAACTAGAAAAGAAGGCGAGCAGTGTGCtattgaagataaagaaactTCTGGAAAGAAAGTAAAGTTGTTTGATACTGACCGGGATGACAATAATAGAAAAGATG GTACTGAAGTCGATGAAAGTAAAACTTCAAGTTCAAAGCTTTCTCACGAGAGCAAGGCAGATTCATTGGCTGCTAAGTCTAGTGGCTTTGATGGTGACAATGATCTAGATGCTGCAAAAGTTGCAGCCATGAGAGCTGCTGAATTAG TTAATAGGAACTTAGTTGGGGCTGGTTGCTTGACTACTGACCAAAAGAAGAAACTGTTGTGGGGCAGCAAGAAGAGTACACCTACCGAAGAG TCTGGCCATCGTTGGGATACAGCTATGTTTTCTGATCGTGAGCGGCAAGAGAAATTCAACAAACTCATG GTTATGCTCGTGCCTATGGCAAATTGTAGGGTATGA
- the LOC108326199 gene encoding uncharacterized protein LOC108326199 isoform X3 — MTDSNSPLLPHGNSDAKNAFRKPSGDAASRNYRRRSPVDGSPSPDANPRQGQSSSPNPVRENSSRVSHHHSRKYDDWEQDQQYGRNHYGRSSDSLRNPDRQSSKSSHGHSRHDKYANEDRYRERPISRSGHESRDDRMREESDIRSKNYHRSVDKYSHDKYDRPDHRSKEKQRETYLDNKKYKEIDSYEKHASTKKHALHDEVEREGLSLDWDGRNERRESRRSSRDYNRSDHLEARNQREDSSPHRDNGKFSLKDAYKSEQKESNDQNGPWKDKRKHDTEFGKGKDWKTRKEGEQCAIEDKETSGKKVKLFDTDRDDNNRKDGTEVDESKTSSSKLSHESKADSLAAKSSGFDGDNDLDAAKVAAMRAAELVNRNLVGAGCLTTDQKKKLLWGSKKSTPTEESGHRWDTAMFSDRERQEKFNKLMGMKGEAKVEQNTNNQSSNDILRAEKQKELQIDLEKQYTAGLRRRDGRTVGLGL; from the exons ATGACGGATTCAAACTCACCGTTGCTGCCTCATGGCAATTCTGATGCAAAAAACGCATTTCGCAAGCCTTCTGGTGATGCAGCTAGTAGGAATTATCGGCGTCGGTCACCTGTTGATGGATCACCCTCACCTGATG CTAATCCTAGGCAAGGACAAAGCTCAAGTCCAAATCCAGTGAGAGAAAATTCCTCAAGAGTCTCTCACCATCATTCAAGGAAGTATGATGACTGGGAACAGGACCAACAATATGGAAGGAATCACTACGGCAGAAGCAGTGACTCTCTTAGAAATCCTGATAGACAGTCATCCAAGAGTTCCCATGGTCACTCTCGGCATGACAAATATGCAAATGAAGATAGATATCGTGAGAGGCCAATCTCTCGTTCTGGACATGAGTCAAGGGATGATCGTATGAGAGAAGAGAGTGATATCAGGTCAAAAAACTACCATCGCAGTGTGGACAAGTATTCACATGACAAATATGATAGGCCTGATCATAGaagcaaagaaaaacaaagagaaacatacttggataataaaaaatataaagagattGATTCTTATGAAAAACATGCATCTACAAAGAAGCATGCACTGCATGATGAGGTGGAGAGGGAGGGACTTTCATTGGACTGGGATGGACGAAATGAAAGAAGAGAATCGCGCAGAAGCTCACGGGACTACAACAGAAGTGACCATTTAGAGGCTAGGAACCAAAGAGAGGACTCAAGCCCACACAGAGACAATGGTAAATTTAGTCTAAAAGATGCTTATAAGAGTGAACAGAAggagtcaaatgatcaaaaCGGTCCATGGAAAGATAAACGAAAACATGACACTGAGTTTGGGAAGGGAAAAGACTGGAAAACTAGAAAAGAAGGCGAGCAGTGTGCtattgaagataaagaaactTCTGGAAAGAAAGTAAAGTTGTTTGATACTGACCGGGATGACAATAATAGAAAAGATG GTACTGAAGTCGATGAAAGTAAAACTTCAAGTTCAAAGCTTTCTCACGAGAGCAAGGCAGATTCATTGGCTGCTAAGTCTAGTGGCTTTGATGGTGACAATGATCTAGATGCTGCAAAAGTTGCAGCCATGAGAGCTGCTGAATTAG TTAATAGGAACTTAGTTGGGGCTGGTTGCTTGACTACTGACCAAAAGAAGAAACTGTTGTGGGGCAGCAAGAAGAGTACACCTACCGAAGAG TCTGGCCATCGTTGGGATACAGCTATGTTTTCTGATCGTGAGCGGCAAGAGAAATTCAACAAACTCATG GGTATGAAGGGCGAAGCAAAAGTAGAGCAGAATACCAACAACCAAAGCAGTAACGATATTCTCCGTGCTGAGAAGCAGAAGGAACTTCAGATTGATCTAGAGAAACAATACACTGCAGGCCTTCGACGAAGAGATGGCCGCACTGTTGGTTTAGGGCTTTAA
- the LOC108326199 gene encoding uncharacterized protein LOC108326199 isoform X1, with protein MAILMQKTHFASLLVMQLVGIIGVGHLLMDHPHLMVGIFYALGLISFRSFNANPRQGQSSSPNPVRENSSRVSHHHSRKYDDWEQDQQYGRNHYGRSSDSLRNPDRQSSKSSHGHSRHDKYANEDRYRERPISRSGHESRDDRMREESDIRSKNYHRSVDKYSHDKYDRPDHRSKEKQRETYLDNKKYKEIDSYEKHASTKKHALHDEVEREGLSLDWDGRNERRESRRSSRDYNRSDHLEARNQREDSSPHRDNGKFSLKDAYKSEQKESNDQNGPWKDKRKHDTEFGKGKDWKTRKEGEQCAIEDKETSGKKVKLFDTDRDDNNRKDGTEVDESKTSSSKLSHESKADSLAAKSSGFDGDNDLDAAKVAAMRAAELVNRNLVGAGCLTTDQKKKLLWGSKKSTPTEESGHRWDTAMFSDRERQEKFNKLMGMKGEAKVEQNTNNQSSNDILRAEKQKELQIDLEKQYTAGLRRRDGRTVGLGL; from the exons ATGGCAATTCTGATGCAAAAAACGCATTTCGCAAGCCTTCTGGTGATGCAGCTAGTAGGAATTATCGGCGTCGGTCACCTGTTGATGGATCACCCTCACCTGATGGTTGGGATCTTTTACGCTCTTGGTCTTATTTCTTTTAGAAGTTTCAATG CTAATCCTAGGCAAGGACAAAGCTCAAGTCCAAATCCAGTGAGAGAAAATTCCTCAAGAGTCTCTCACCATCATTCAAGGAAGTATGATGACTGGGAACAGGACCAACAATATGGAAGGAATCACTACGGCAGAAGCAGTGACTCTCTTAGAAATCCTGATAGACAGTCATCCAAGAGTTCCCATGGTCACTCTCGGCATGACAAATATGCAAATGAAGATAGATATCGTGAGAGGCCAATCTCTCGTTCTGGACATGAGTCAAGGGATGATCGTATGAGAGAAGAGAGTGATATCAGGTCAAAAAACTACCATCGCAGTGTGGACAAGTATTCACATGACAAATATGATAGGCCTGATCATAGaagcaaagaaaaacaaagagaaacatacttggataataaaaaatataaagagattGATTCTTATGAAAAACATGCATCTACAAAGAAGCATGCACTGCATGATGAGGTGGAGAGGGAGGGACTTTCATTGGACTGGGATGGACGAAATGAAAGAAGAGAATCGCGCAGAAGCTCACGGGACTACAACAGAAGTGACCATTTAGAGGCTAGGAACCAAAGAGAGGACTCAAGCCCACACAGAGACAATGGTAAATTTAGTCTAAAAGATGCTTATAAGAGTGAACAGAAggagtcaaatgatcaaaaCGGTCCATGGAAAGATAAACGAAAACATGACACTGAGTTTGGGAAGGGAAAAGACTGGAAAACTAGAAAAGAAGGCGAGCAGTGTGCtattgaagataaagaaactTCTGGAAAGAAAGTAAAGTTGTTTGATACTGACCGGGATGACAATAATAGAAAAGATG GTACTGAAGTCGATGAAAGTAAAACTTCAAGTTCAAAGCTTTCTCACGAGAGCAAGGCAGATTCATTGGCTGCTAAGTCTAGTGGCTTTGATGGTGACAATGATCTAGATGCTGCAAAAGTTGCAGCCATGAGAGCTGCTGAATTAG TTAATAGGAACTTAGTTGGGGCTGGTTGCTTGACTACTGACCAAAAGAAGAAACTGTTGTGGGGCAGCAAGAAGAGTACACCTACCGAAGAG TCTGGCCATCGTTGGGATACAGCTATGTTTTCTGATCGTGAGCGGCAAGAGAAATTCAACAAACTCATG GGTATGAAGGGCGAAGCAAAAGTAGAGCAGAATACCAACAACCAAAGCAGTAACGATATTCTCCGTGCTGAGAAGCAGAAGGAACTTCAGATTGATCTAGAGAAACAATACACTGCAGGCCTTCGACGAAGAGATGGCCGCACTGTTGGTTTAGGGCTTTAA
- the LOC108326199 gene encoding uncharacterized protein LOC108326199 isoform X2, producing the protein MAILMQKTHFASLLVMQLVGIIGVGHLLMDHPHLMVSIIASRDDVNVIANPRQGQSSSPNPVRENSSRVSHHHSRKYDDWEQDQQYGRNHYGRSSDSLRNPDRQSSKSSHGHSRHDKYANEDRYRERPISRSGHESRDDRMREESDIRSKNYHRSVDKYSHDKYDRPDHRSKEKQRETYLDNKKYKEIDSYEKHASTKKHALHDEVEREGLSLDWDGRNERRESRRSSRDYNRSDHLEARNQREDSSPHRDNGKFSLKDAYKSEQKESNDQNGPWKDKRKHDTEFGKGKDWKTRKEGEQCAIEDKETSGKKVKLFDTDRDDNNRKDGTEVDESKTSSSKLSHESKADSLAAKSSGFDGDNDLDAAKVAAMRAAELVNRNLVGAGCLTTDQKKKLLWGSKKSTPTEESGHRWDTAMFSDRERQEKFNKLMGMKGEAKVEQNTNNQSSNDILRAEKQKELQIDLEKQYTAGLRRRDGRTVGLGL; encoded by the exons ATGGCAATTCTGATGCAAAAAACGCATTTCGCAAGCCTTCTGGTGATGCAGCTAGTAGGAATTATCGGCGTCGGTCACCTGTTGATGGATCACCCTCACCTGATG GTTTCGATTATTGCAAGTAGAGATGACGTGAATGTGATTG CTAATCCTAGGCAAGGACAAAGCTCAAGTCCAAATCCAGTGAGAGAAAATTCCTCAAGAGTCTCTCACCATCATTCAAGGAAGTATGATGACTGGGAACAGGACCAACAATATGGAAGGAATCACTACGGCAGAAGCAGTGACTCTCTTAGAAATCCTGATAGACAGTCATCCAAGAGTTCCCATGGTCACTCTCGGCATGACAAATATGCAAATGAAGATAGATATCGTGAGAGGCCAATCTCTCGTTCTGGACATGAGTCAAGGGATGATCGTATGAGAGAAGAGAGTGATATCAGGTCAAAAAACTACCATCGCAGTGTGGACAAGTATTCACATGACAAATATGATAGGCCTGATCATAGaagcaaagaaaaacaaagagaaacatacttggataataaaaaatataaagagattGATTCTTATGAAAAACATGCATCTACAAAGAAGCATGCACTGCATGATGAGGTGGAGAGGGAGGGACTTTCATTGGACTGGGATGGACGAAATGAAAGAAGAGAATCGCGCAGAAGCTCACGGGACTACAACAGAAGTGACCATTTAGAGGCTAGGAACCAAAGAGAGGACTCAAGCCCACACAGAGACAATGGTAAATTTAGTCTAAAAGATGCTTATAAGAGTGAACAGAAggagtcaaatgatcaaaaCGGTCCATGGAAAGATAAACGAAAACATGACACTGAGTTTGGGAAGGGAAAAGACTGGAAAACTAGAAAAGAAGGCGAGCAGTGTGCtattgaagataaagaaactTCTGGAAAGAAAGTAAAGTTGTTTGATACTGACCGGGATGACAATAATAGAAAAGATG GTACTGAAGTCGATGAAAGTAAAACTTCAAGTTCAAAGCTTTCTCACGAGAGCAAGGCAGATTCATTGGCTGCTAAGTCTAGTGGCTTTGATGGTGACAATGATCTAGATGCTGCAAAAGTTGCAGCCATGAGAGCTGCTGAATTAG TTAATAGGAACTTAGTTGGGGCTGGTTGCTTGACTACTGACCAAAAGAAGAAACTGTTGTGGGGCAGCAAGAAGAGTACACCTACCGAAGAG TCTGGCCATCGTTGGGATACAGCTATGTTTTCTGATCGTGAGCGGCAAGAGAAATTCAACAAACTCATG GGTATGAAGGGCGAAGCAAAAGTAGAGCAGAATACCAACAACCAAAGCAGTAACGATATTCTCCGTGCTGAGAAGCAGAAGGAACTTCAGATTGATCTAGAGAAACAATACACTGCAGGCCTTCGACGAAGAGATGGCCGCACTGTTGGTTTAGGGCTTTAA
- the LOC108324487 gene encoding uncharacterized protein LOC108324487 — protein MDDAIDCVFHHGGKFINDGTLKYEGETTTLSFDSDMWSYFMVVHVVKGFRYDNFKELWYCVGEGLVLENRLEQLIDDTDAMHMANLSRLNGEVHVYIVHVVSKPEVIHMLEYITNDQGQVEGHGEVQKEVHEGEEDGDGVEVDGEGDGHVQEMHEGEEDGDGFEVEGEGDGHVQEVHEVEEDGDGVEVECEDDGHVQEVHEGEEDVHGVEVEVEGDGDGDKEQELNMCEGVVEEEVDLCSWSKSIDEGGVHGNSECIEGLIDVGVECDINGNVKVEVESLSDSSDNKIDDDDRGLSDEEWKSEELLSAIESDEEVNDSEGYGRFGMFCMPKSMVDFTWEVGTSFAEKQDILDVVKGYALENGRNIKPIIGLDGAFLKVKYGDELLIAVVRDENDQIFPIAYAVVKVENKDSWSWFLNLLIDDLGGEEVYSSITFVSDQQKAIVIFNLKYPGKNLKRLMWRAAATTHPQTWEMEMRNIKDVNEDTFKHLIVIPPRRWSITGISCCHSLAAMKFLNIDGEQFIPTCFMKSTYEETYASIVYPINGNNMWELIPYPDVMPPRKKVMLGRPKKKRRLEQWKIRKDDSRLSKAGLRKIWRLCREVGYNRSRSSKQPKNLPMKLPNNLLHHQN, from the exons ATGGACGATGCTATTGACTGtgttttccaccatggaggaAAGTTCATTAATGATGGTACCCTAAAGTATGAAGGGGAGACAACAACTTTGTCCTTTGACTCTGATATGTGGAGTTATTTTATGGTTGTTCATGTAGTGAAAGGTTTTAGATATgataattttaaagaattatgGTACTGTGTAGGAGAGGGTTTAGTGTTGGAAAATAGGTTGGAACAATTGATAGATGACACTGATGCGATGCATATGGCTAACTTATCTAGGCTTAATGGTGAGGTTCATGTATACATTGTACATGTTGTTTCTAAGCCCGAAGTGATACATATGCTTGAATATATTACTAATGATCAAGGACAAGTTGAAGGTCATGGTGAAGTACAAAAAGAGGTGCACGAGGgagaagaagatggtgatggtGTTGAAGTAGATGGTGAAGGTGATGGTCACGTACAAGAGATGCATgagggtgaagaagatggtgatggtTTTGAAGTAGAGGGTGAAGGTGATGGTCATGTACAAGAGGTGCatgaggttgaagaagatggtgatggtGTTGAAGTAGAGTGTGAAGATGATGGTCACGTACAAGAGGTGCATGAGGGTGAAGAAGATGTTCATGgtgttgaagttgaagttgaaggtgatggtgatggtgacAAAGAGCAAGAGTTGAATATGTGTGAAGGAGTTGTGGAGGAGGAAGTTGATCTTTGTAGTTGGAGTAAATCTATTGATGAAGGTGGTGTACATGGAAATAGTGAGTGCATAGAGGGGCTAATTGATGTGGGTGTTGAATGTGATATAAATGGTAATGTGAAAGTAGAAGTAGAAAGTCTTTCTGATAGTTCAGACAACAagattgatgatgatgatagagGTTTGTCAGATGAGGAGTGGAAATCTGAGGAATTACTTAGTGCAATAGAGAGTGATGAAGAGGTTAATGACAGTGAAGGTTATGGGAGGTTTGGTATGTTTTGTATGCCAAAAAGTATGGTAGACTTTACATGGGAAGTAGGGACTTCTTTTGCTGAAAAGCAAGATATTTTAGATGTTGTAAAAGGGTATGCTTTGGAAAATGGGAGgaatataaa GCCAATAATTGGATTAGATGGAGCCTTTTTGAAAGTGAAGTATGGTGATGAGTTGTTAATAGCTGTTGTGAGAGATGAAAATGATCAAATCTTTCCCATTGCATATGCGGTGGtaaaagtggaaaacaaagatTCATGGTCGTGGTTTTTGAATCTTTTGATTGATGACCTTGGTGGTGAAGAAGTATATTCATCAATAACTTTTgtgtcagaccaacaaaaggcaATAGTGATATTTAATTTG AAATATCCTGGTAAAAACCTGAAACGGCTGATGTGGAGAGCAGCTGCTACCACTCACCCACAAACTTGGGAGATGGAAATGAGAAATATTAAAGATGTCAATGAAGACACATTCAAGCATTTGATAGTCATCCCTCCAAG GAGATGGAGCATCACAGGAATTTCATGTTGTCACTCCTTGGCCGCAATGAAGTTTCTCAATATTGATGGAGAGCAATTCATTCCAACTTGCTTTATGAAGTCCACCTATGAAGAAACATATGCATCAATCGTATACCCCATCAACGGCAACAACATGTGGGAGCTAATACCATATCCGGATGTCATGCCTCCTAGGAAAAAAGTTATGCTAGGAAGacctaaaaagaaaagaagactggAACAGTGGAAGATCAGAAAGGATGATTCTCGACTGAGCAAAGCTGGTTTGCGCAAGATATGGAGGCTATGTAGGGAGGTTGGGTACAATAGAAGTCGTTCCTCAAAGCAACCCAAGAACCTACCCATGAAGCTACCCAACAACCTActacatcatcaaaattag